In one Pseudomonas sp. R84 genomic region, the following are encoded:
- a CDS encoding ParB/Srx family N-terminal domain-containing protein, with product MNSQAVFAVTDTSGRVKGFMSKNIVLPISKILMDEENPRHDKINGQKEILNWHVEHLGSKLILLMRSLAENGQSDIDKVLVTPVKGMLDKYVVKEGNRRVAALKLLNDPSLCDDDLFRRRIESVNISDQLSFEIDCVNIKDQRRVAWLMGLRHLGEQGGVGTSKWGAVEKDRHTQDVLGGNRYWRSLYFIDYAKNHGLIADQQAARLNDRITTLDRLISNKDFKTTLGVVYKDRNVVLTIPEDIHRLLLGAVLEQISLPDFKVKEVYDSDKKFDFLTRVVEQAKIAHEKTALGLSEKSGSEERTTGRNGPAHASGHTAADQNAKPTAEGEKAHLIEKQLPRKTRKDPNPAQRDKLFVSSITIPSVESKCSRLYNQIDSLKLSEHGLVVACAARALVDISMQIYIEEFALVAAEKRNRFGQIPLPDMIKTCAEHLFSNGQISKDLKNSILSGEVSNPNSFASPQALHSFLHGRYTNSMEGLKAAWESCYEELLRSSWRAVKANKGNS from the coding sequence ATGAATAGCCAAGCCGTTTTTGCCGTAACAGATACTTCAGGTAGGGTAAAGGGATTTATGTCAAAAAATATCGTTCTTCCTATTTCTAAAATTCTCATGGATGAGGAAAACCCTCGGCACGACAAAATTAATGGGCAGAAAGAAATTCTCAATTGGCATGTGGAACATCTTGGTTCAAAGCTAATACTTTTGATGAGAAGTTTGGCTGAAAATGGTCAAAGTGATATTGATAAAGTTCTCGTTACTCCTGTGAAAGGGATGCTTGATAAGTATGTTGTAAAAGAAGGAAATCGTAGGGTCGCGGCGCTCAAGTTACTCAATGATCCGTCTCTTTGCGATGATGATTTATTCAGGCGCAGAATTGAAAGTGTCAATATAAGTGATCAACTTTCATTTGAGATCGACTGTGTTAACATCAAGGATCAACGGCGAGTGGCTTGGTTGATGGGGCTGCGACATCTCGGTGAACAGGGAGGGGTCGGCACCTCTAAGTGGGGGGCCGTTGAGAAAGATAGGCATACGCAAGATGTCTTGGGTGGAAACAGGTACTGGCGGTCGCTGTATTTTATCGACTATGCAAAAAATCATGGTTTGATTGCTGACCAACAGGCTGCTCGACTCAATGATCGGATCACAACTCTAGATCGACTTATTTCGAATAAAGATTTCAAAACTACTTTAGGTGTTGTTTATAAAGATCGGAATGTAGTGCTAACCATTCCTGAGGACATTCATCGTCTTTTGTTGGGTGCCGTCCTTGAGCAAATTTCCTTGCCTGACTTTAAGGTGAAGGAAGTATATGACTCAGATAAAAAATTTGATTTTCTTACCCGGGTTGTTGAGCAGGCCAAAATTGCGCATGAGAAAACGGCACTTGGATTGAGCGAGAAATCGGGGTCTGAGGAGAGAACGACTGGAAGAAACGGTCCCGCTCATGCTTCAGGTCATACTGCAGCTGATCAGAATGCGAAACCTACTGCGGAGGGGGAAAAGGCACATCTGATTGAAAAACAACTGCCCAGAAAAACTAGGAAAGACCCTAATCCCGCTCAGAGGGATAAGTTGTTTGTCAGCAGTATTACTATTCCTTCTGTCGAGTCCAAGTGTAGTCGCTTGTATAATCAAATAGACAGCCTGAAGCTAAGTGAGCACGGGTTGGTGGTTGCCTGCGCCGCCAGGGCCCTTGTAGATATATCTATGCAAATATACATTGAAGAGTTTGCACTTGTTGCTGCTGAAAAGAGAAATCGTTTTGGGCAAATCCCATTGCCCGACATGATCAAAACTTGTGCTGAGCATCTTTTCTCAAACGGGCAGATTTCAAAGGATCTGAAAAATTCGATATTAAGTGGCGAGGTCTCGAATCCAAATAGTTTTGCTAGTCCTCAAGCTTTACATTCGTTTCTGCACGGCAGATATACAAACTCAATGGAGGGTTTGAAAGCCGCTTGGGAAAGCTGCTATGAAGAACTTCTTCGCAGTTCTTGGCGTGCGGTAAAGGCAAATAAGGGAAACTCTTAA